The sequence CCGAGAAGGGCCCATAAAACTCGCGCAGCACGGGCACCCGGTTGCGCCGGCCCTGCGCGATGTCGTCCAGCCGCTCCTCCATATTGGCGGTGAAGTCAACGTCCACAACCTCAGGGAAGTGCTCCACCAGCAGGTCGTTCACCAGCATGCCCAGCTCGGTCGGCTCGAGCCGCCGATCGACCCGCATGACGTACCCGCGATCCTGAAGGGTGGAGAGGATCGGCGCGTACGTGCTCGGACGCCCAATGCCGCGCTCCTCAAGCGCCTTCACGAGGCTCGCCTCCGTGTAGCGCGGGGGCGGCTGGGTGAAGTGCTGCTCCGGCTTCAGGTCGACCAGGTCGAGCGCTTCGCCCTGATCAAGGGGGGGAAGCGGTTTTCGGTCTTCGTCGAGCGCCACTGCGTCCTCATCGCGTGTCTCGGTGTAGAGCGACAGGAACCCAGCGAACAGGACGACGGATCCCGACGCTCGGAAGCGGTAGCGATTCGATGACCCTTCGCGACTCGCGAGGACTTCGACGGTCGTGATCTCAATGCGCGCCGAGGCCATCTGCGTGGCGATGAAGCGCTTCCAGATCAGCTCGTACAGGCGCGCCTGGTCGCGGCTCAGAAACTGACGGACGTCGTCCGGCGTGCGATAGGCGGACGTCGGACGGATCGCTTCGTGCGCTTCCTGAGCGAGGCGGCTGCGGGTTTGATAGGTCCGAGGGGTCTCGCTCACCATCTCGCGCCCGTGGCGCTCCTCGATGTATTGTCGAGCCTCCACGATGGCGCTTTGCGCGACGTTCGTCGAGTCGGTGCGCATGTAGGTGATCAGCCCGACGCCCTCACCATCGGCGAGGTCGATCCCCTCATAGAGCTGCTGCGCGACCATCATGGTCCGCTTCGCCGTGAATCCCAGCTTCCGGCTGGCTTCCTGCTGGAGGGTGCTGGTGGTGAAGGGCGCGGGCGGATTGCGCTGCTGCTCCCGTCGCCGGATCGCGTCGACGACGTAGCCGGCGCCTTCGAGATCGCGGACGATGGCCGACGCGGACTGTTCGTCGGGCATCTCGGCCTTCTGCCCGTTCACTTCGATGAGGCCCGCGACGAACGAGCGCGGCTGGCCGCGGCGCGTTGCGGCGCGTTTGGCCAGCTCGGCGTCGATGGACCAGTACTCGACCGGCTCGAAGGCGGCGATCTCTCGCTCGCGCTCGACGGTCATCCGCAGCGCGGCCGACTGCACGCGCCCGGCCGAGAGCCCTCGTCTCACCTTCTTCCACAGCAGGGGGCTGATCTGGTAGCCGACCAGACGGTCCAGGATGCGGCGGGCCTGCTGGGCGTCCACGCGCTTCGCGTCGATGGCGCGTGGATTGGCCATCGCCGCCAGCACGGCGTTCTTGGTGATCTCGTGGAACTCGACCCGACGCACGGGGCGATCACCGGGATCGATCGTCTCGACCAGGTGCCACGCGATCGCCTCGCCCTCCCGGTCGGGGTCCGTCGCCACAAAGATCTCGTCGGCGCGCTGAGCCTCGCTCCGCAGCTCCTTCACCGTTTTCGACTTCTCGCGTGGAATCAGGTACTGGGGCTGAAAGTCCCTGTCCAAGTCCACGCCCAGCTTGCTCTTGGGCAGATCTCTAACGTGCCCGAGCGAAGCGAGCACGTGATAATCGCGCCCAAGGTACTTTCCGATGGTTTTCGCTTTCGTGGGAGATTCCACGATAACGAGCTTATTACTCACGAACGAATGCCTCTCACGTAATTCATTCCGCCACTCTGCTGGACGACGCCCTTCAGCTCCATCATCGCAAGCGCGGCGCTTACGGTCGACATGGGAAGAGCGACCATCTGCGCGATTTCATCGATGTGGAGGGGCTCGGTGCTCAGGACGCCGAGCAGCCGCTGCTCGGTATCGTCCAGCGGAAGGATGTCCTGCGCCGATAACTGCCGCGGCGCGCGGCTGGGATGAAGCTCTGCGAGCACGTCGCCGACGCGCGTCACCGGCGCGGCGCCGTCCCGGATCAATCCATTAGTTCCCTCACTGGCCGGGCTGAATATACTGCCCGGCACAGCATAAACGTCGCGTCCCTGTTCCGCCGCGAAGGCCGCCGTGATCAGCGCGCCACTGCGCGCCCCCGCCTCGACTACAAGCGTACCAGACGTCAATCCTGAGATCAGCCGGTTGCGCCGCGGGAAGTTGACGGCGTCGGGCTTCGTGCCCAGCGGGAACTCGGTCACCAGAGCCCCGTGCTGGGCGATCTGTTTCGCGAGCGGCGAGTGCTGAGACGGATAGGTCCGGTCGAGTCCATGACCGAGGACCGCGACCGTTCGCCCGCCCGCGGCGAGGGCGCCGCGATGCGCCGCGGCGTCGATCCCGAGGGCGAGGCCACTCACGATGGTCACGCCCGCCGCGGCAAGGTCCCCGCTGAGGCGCTCGGCAGCCATCTTCCCGTAAGACGTCGCGGTCCGCGTGCCCACGACGGCGATGGCGGGGTGCTCCGGCGGATCCAGCTCGCCCTGGACGTAGAGGACCGGCGGTGGATCATAGATCCTCCCCAGGAGCGCGGGGTACTCCGGGTCGATGCTGCGGATCGCACGGGCGCCCGCGCGCGCGAGGTTCTCGACCTCGCGGGTCGGATCGACGCGTTGACGCGCCGCCGCGAGCGACTTCACGGTCCGACGATCGAGGCCAGCCTCTCCCAGGATCGCCTCGCTGGCGTCCCAAACGCGGCTCGCCGACCCGAAGGCCCGCAGCAGCAGGTCGAAGCGGCGAGGACCGATCCGTCCGACCCGCGTCAGGGCGATCCAGTACCCGATCTCGGGATCGAGGGCGCTGAAAAACTGGCTCATGGGGCAGCGATTGTAGCAGGAGGGCGTCGATCGCCCCAGTTCGGCGCGCCGACGTTCAGTGTCCGAGCCCCGCGGCCGTGAACGGCCCGATCCCCAATACTTGGTGCACTTCCCATTCGATTAGCTCGAAGCTCGTCTCGCCCGCCACGGTATA is a genomic window of Chloroflexota bacterium containing:
- the topA gene encoding type I DNA topoisomerase, with amino-acid sequence MSNKLVIVESPTKAKTIGKYLGRDYHVLASLGHVRDLPKSKLGVDLDRDFQPQYLIPREKSKTVKELRSEAQRADEIFVATDPDREGEAIAWHLVETIDPGDRPVRRVEFHEITKNAVLAAMANPRAIDAKRVDAQQARRILDRLVGYQISPLLWKKVRRGLSAGRVQSAALRMTVEREREIAAFEPVEYWSIDAELAKRAATRRGQPRSFVAGLIEVNGQKAEMPDEQSASAIVRDLEGAGYVVDAIRRREQQRNPPAPFTTSTLQQEASRKLGFTAKRTMMVAQQLYEGIDLADGEGVGLITYMRTDSTNVAQSAIVEARQYIEERHGREMVSETPRTYQTRSRLAQEAHEAIRPTSAYRTPDDVRQFLSRDQARLYELIWKRFIATQMASARIEITTVEVLASREGSSNRYRFRASGSVVLFAGFLSLYTETRDEDAVALDEDRKPLPPLDQGEALDLVDLKPEQHFTQPPPRYTEASLVKALEERGIGRPSTYAPILSTLQDRGYVMRVDRRLEPTELGMLVNDLLVEHFPEVVDVDFTANMEERLDDIAQGRRNRVPVLREFYGPFSATLAAAEQEMERVTPPVELADEVCEKCGRQMVVKLGRFGKFIACPGFPACRNAKPFLVKIGVPCPECESEIVERRTRKRRVFYGCSRYPECEWTSWSRPLRAPCPTCGGLLVEAGRNRAKCTVCGTVMPSPEAGRDGDESGLTAAVGQ
- the dprA gene encoding DNA-processing protein DprA, whose amino-acid sequence is MSQFFSALDPEIGYWIALTRVGRIGPRRFDLLLRAFGSASRVWDASEAILGEAGLDRRTVKSLAAARQRVDPTREVENLARAGARAIRSIDPEYPALLGRIYDPPPVLYVQGELDPPEHPAIAVVGTRTATSYGKMAAERLSGDLAAAGVTIVSGLALGIDAAAHRGALAAGGRTVAVLGHGLDRTYPSQHSPLAKQIAQHGALVTEFPLGTKPDAVNFPRRNRLISGLTSGTLVVEAGARSGALITAAFAAEQGRDVYAVPGSIFSPASEGTNGLIRDGAAPVTRVGDVLAELHPSRAPRQLSAQDILPLDDTEQRLLGVLSTEPLHIDEIAQMVALPMSTVSAALAMMELKGVVQQSGGMNYVRGIRS